From a single Clostridium isatidis genomic region:
- a CDS encoding heme oxygenase (biliverdin-producing) has protein sequence MNFMIEIKNNTKELHLASEKSGFIKRLLEGKATKEGYIEYIFNLHAMYEAIETSLDSHLSEEGIKEFATKELYRAELIKKDLEVLAGDKLSEMKLLPSTEACIARINQVNKEYPELLSTYAYVRFIADLFGGRIFPGVLTKVYGIPDNALNYYKDVNIGDVREYVMNYHKKFEKLNLSEDMQKLFGIEISNVYIYNMAISNELDVKLYSSN, from the coding sequence ATGAATTTTATGATAGAAATAAAAAATAATACAAAAGAATTACATTTAGCATCTGAAAAGAGTGGCTTTATAAAAAGATTACTTGAAGGAAAGGCAACAAAAGAAGGATATATTGAATATATTTTTAATTTACATGCAATGTATGAAGCTATAGAAACTTCTCTTGATAGTCATTTAAGTGAAGAAGGCATTAAGGAATTTGCTACTAAAGAATTATATAGAGCTGAATTAATAAAAAAAGATTTAGAAGTTCTTGCAGGAGATAAATTATCAGAAATGAAGTTATTACCTTCTACTGAAGCATGCATAGCAAGAATAAATCAAGTGAATAAAGAATATCCAGAATTACTTTCAACATATGCTTATGTTAGATTTATTGCTGATTTATTTGGTGGAAGAATATTCCCAGGAGTATTAACAAAGGTTTATGGTATTCCAGACAATGCATTAAACTATTATAAAGATGTTAATATTGGAGATGTAAGAGAATATGTGATGAACTATCACAAGAAATTTGAAAAACTAAATTTATCAGAAGATATGCAAAAATTATTTGGTATAGAAATAAGCAATGTATATATTTATAATATGGCTATTTCAAATGAATTAGATGTAAAGTTATATTCATCAAATTAA
- a CDS encoding Hsp20 family protein, which translates to MFPFYKNNASKVRKTNKSINNNFENSYDKKNFSQQDINNIINSITGSFTTVFESLVQNEDLINNIIDNVLNSDAVNSLINAIEEKSYFKLREYDDSYLIEGKLFGVDKKDIDIDYEDNHIKISVKKNLNLSNKNDNMIMWFYQEGNVLEETYYVPNIDEKSIRAVYTSNILRIYLKKKRDIITDGEIIDVDDFTEINN; encoded by the coding sequence ATGTTTCCTTTTTATAAAAACAATGCTTCTAAAGTAAGAAAGACTAATAAGAGTATAAATAATAATTTTGAGAATAGTTATGATAAGAAAAATTTTAGCCAACAGGATATTAATAACATAATAAATTCTATTACAGGAAGTTTTACTACAGTATTTGAAAGTTTAGTGCAAAATGAAGACTTAATAAATAATATTATAGATAATGTTTTAAATAGTGATGCAGTAAATTCATTAATCAATGCTATCGAAGAAAAATCATATTTCAAGTTAAGAGAATATGATGATAGTTATTTAATAGAGGGAAAACTCTTTGGAGTTGATAAAAAAGATATCGATATTGATTATGAAGATAATCATATAAAAATTTCAGTGAAAAAAAATCTTAATTTAAGCAATAAAAATGACAATATGATAATGTGGTTTTATCAAGAGGGAAATGTTTTAGAAGAAACATATTATGTTCCTAATATTGATGAAAAGAGTATTAGGGCTGTTTATACCTCTAATATTTTAAGAATATATTTAAAGAAAAAGAGAGATATTATTACTGATGGAGAAATAATTGATGTAGATGATTTTACGGAAATTAACAATTAA
- a CDS encoding serine hydrolase domain-containing protein: MNKKELHNYVEKNQPNICQIVAYKNNQKIYFDTWNNYKEDDSVHIASATKSIISLLIGIAIDKGQIKNVNERVLDYFPDYKIKRGEKTIQNITIKHLLTMRAPYKCKGDPWTKVCSSDNWTYTSLDFLGGRKGITNEFNYQTVCLHILSGILYKATNMITVDYANKYLFEPLGIKKHINYYAASAEEHKKFIIDKLPKDKFWLCDSENLGTPGYGLCMSADDMARIGLLCLNKGKYNDKQIVSSKWIEEMTEPRIIENDKFRGMMYGYLWWIIDPKKNIYAAIGDSGNVIYINPENNIVIAVTSYFKPTIFDRVEFIQEYIEPLINKL, translated from the coding sequence ATGAATAAAAAAGAGTTACATAATTATGTAGAGAAAAATCAACCTAATATTTGTCAGATTGTCGCATATAAAAACAATCAAAAAATATATTTTGATACTTGGAATAATTATAAAGAGGATGACTCTGTGCATATAGCATCTGCTACAAAGAGTATTATTTCCTTACTTATTGGAATTGCTATTGATAAAGGTCAAATAAAAAATGTTAATGAAAGAGTATTGGATTATTTTCCGGATTATAAAATTAAAAGAGGAGAAAAAACAATACAAAATATAACAATTAAACATTTGTTAACAATGAGAGCTCCTTATAAGTGTAAAGGAGACCCTTGGACTAAAGTTTGTTCAAGTGATAATTGGACTTACACATCCCTTGATTTTTTAGGAGGAAGAAAAGGAATAACGAATGAATTTAATTATCAAACTGTTTGTCTTCATATACTATCTGGAATATTATATAAAGCAACCAACATGATAACAGTTGATTATGCAAATAAATATTTATTTGAACCTTTAGGCATTAAAAAACATATTAATTATTATGCAGCAAGTGCAGAAGAACATAAGAAATTTATAATAGATAAATTGCCAAAAGATAAGTTTTGGTTATGTGATTCTGAAAATTTAGGAACACCAGGATATGGATTATGTATGTCAGCAGATGATATGGCAAGGATTGGATTATTATGTTTGAATAAAGGTAAATATAATGATAAACAAATTGTTTCTTCAAAATGGATAGAAGAAATGACTGAGCCAAGGATTATTGAAAATGATAAGTTTAGAGGAATGATGTATGGATATTTGTGGTGGATTATAGATCCTAAGAAAAATATATATGCAGCTATAGGTGATAGTGGTAATGTTATATATATAAACCCAGAAAATAATATAGTAATAGCAGTGACATCATATTTTAAGCCTACAATATTTGATAGAGTAGAATTTATTCAAGAATATATTGAACCATTAATAAATAAATTATAA
- a CDS encoding SEC-C metal-binding domain-containing protein, whose amino-acid sequence MSLYKQWTDMVVDYVKTKGEKAFWKEYMELETAIYKDILSKHKEEYTFTISDLAKKYDTTSEFIMGFVDGINDSLKNPLDLEKVTEIEEITFKVDLEKLYYNMLDAKAEYLYTLPQWDGIFSPEKRKEIQKQYKASVVVRNENKIGRNDPCPCGSGKKYKKCCGK is encoded by the coding sequence ATGAGCTTATATAAGCAATGGACAGATATGGTAGTTGATTATGTTAAAACAAAGGGAGAAAAGGCTTTCTGGAAGGAGTATATGGAATTAGAAACAGCCATATATAAAGATATACTATCAAAACATAAAGAGGAGTATACTTTTACAATTTCAGATTTAGCTAAAAAATATGATACAACTTCAGAATTTATTATGGGATTTGTAGATGGCATTAACGATAGTTTAAAAAATCCACTTGATTTAGAGAAAGTAACAGAAATTGAAGAAATTACATTTAAAGTAGATTTAGAAAAATTATATTATAATATGCTAGATGCAAAAGCAGAATATTTATATACATTACCACAATGGGATGGTATATTTTCACCAGAAAAGAGAAAGGAAATACAAAAACAATATAAGGCTTCAGTTGTAGTTAGAAATGAAAATAAAATAGGTAGAAATGATCCTTGTCCATGCGGAAGCGGTAAAAAGTATAAAAAGTGCTGCGGTAAATAG
- a CDS encoding MBL fold metallo-hydrolase — MRFCSLYSGSSGNSIFIASDNAKVLIDAGLPGKKIGDALQSIGEKLEEIDGIFVTHEHSDHIKGIGVISRKYDIPIYANADTWAAMEKNIGKIKEHNIKIMDRRSTKSIKDLDIKSFNIPHDAAAPVGYILHSNGKKVSVTTDFGIYTQEIKDNIKDSDVLLFESNHDVNMLKFGPYPYVLKRRILSEVGHLSNEDCGKAIVDLVHSKLHRKVILGHLSGTNNNPDLAFETVCSVLRENNITEKDITITMASRSGPSNLIEI, encoded by the coding sequence ATGAGGTTTTGTTCATTGTATAGTGGTAGCAGCGGGAATAGTATATTTATAGCCTCAGATAATGCAAAAGTATTAATCGATGCTGGCTTACCAGGAAAAAAAATAGGAGATGCGTTGCAAAGCATAGGAGAAAAGTTAGAAGAGATTGATGGCATATTTGTAACGCATGAACACTCAGATCATATTAAAGGGATAGGAGTTATATCAAGGAAATATGATATACCTATATATGCAAATGCAGATACATGGGCAGCCATGGAGAAGAACATAGGAAAAATAAAAGAGCATAATATAAAAATAATGGATAGAAGATCAACAAAGTCTATTAAAGATTTAGATATAAAATCTTTCAATATACCTCATGATGCAGCAGCTCCAGTAGGATATATACTTCATAGCAATGGAAAAAAGGTAAGTGTAACTACTGATTTTGGTATATATACTCAAGAAATTAAAGATAATATAAAAGATTCAGATGTTTTATTGTTTGAAAGCAATCATGATGTAAACATGCTTAAATTTGGACCATATCCTTATGTATTAAAACGAAGGATATTAAGTGAAGTTGGTCATTTATCCAATGAAGATTGTGGTAAGGCCATAGTGGATTTGGTCCATAGTAAATTACATAGAAAAGTAATACTAGGCCATTTAAGTGGAACTAATAATAATCCTGATTTGGCCTTTGAAACTGTATGTTCAGTATTACGAGAAAATAATATTACAGAGAAAGACATAACTATAACTATGGCAAGCAGAAGTGGTCCAAGCAATTTAATTGAAATTTAA
- a CDS encoding UDP-N-acetylglucosamine 1-carboxyvinyltransferase, translating into MKKLVISGGKVLKGSVEINGAKNAAVAILPAAIMASEGKCVIENIPDIEDVHCLERILKSLGCSVNKICNNTLEIDATDVTSINACTDDVRKMRASYYFIGALLSRFKKARVELPGGCPIGVRPIDQHIKGFEALGAKVTIEHGAVIVEAEHLYGTNIFFDVVSVGATINVMLAATLAEGTTILENVAKEPHVVDVANFLNSMGADIKGAGTDVIRIKGVKKLVGCDYSVIPDQIEAGTFMIAAVATKGDVTIKNVIPKHLESISAKLSEMGAKIEEGDDSVRVYVEGDLRGVNVKTAPYPGFPTDVQQPMSTLLCIVPGRSIVSESIWENRFKHMDELKKMGANIKVEGRTSIIEGVEKLTGTQVIATDLRAGAAMVIAGLVAKGQTEILEIEHIDRGYPNIEDKFTALGADIYRVEE; encoded by the coding sequence AAACATTCCAGATATAGAAGATGTACATTGCCTTGAAAGAATTTTAAAAAGCTTAGGTTGTTCAGTAAATAAGATATGTAATAATACTTTAGAAATAGATGCTACTGATGTAACAAGTATTAATGCATGTACTGATGATGTAAGAAAAATGAGAGCTTCTTATTATTTTATAGGAGCTTTATTATCAAGATTTAAAAAAGCAAGAGTTGAACTTCCAGGGGGATGCCCTATTGGAGTAAGGCCTATAGATCAGCATATAAAGGGATTTGAAGCTTTAGGAGCAAAGGTCACAATTGAACATGGTGCAGTTATAGTTGAAGCAGAACATCTTTATGGAACTAACATATTCTTTGATGTTGTTTCTGTTGGAGCAACAATAAATGTAATGTTAGCAGCTACTTTAGCAGAAGGAACTACAATTCTTGAAAATGTTGCTAAGGAACCTCATGTAGTTGATGTAGCAAACTTCCTAAATTCTATGGGAGCTGATATAAAAGGTGCAGGAACAGATGTAATTAGAATTAAGGGTGTTAAAAAGTTAGTTGGATGTGATTATAGTGTTATACCAGATCAAATAGAAGCTGGAACATTTATGATTGCAGCTGTTGCAACTAAGGGTGATGTTACAATAAAAAATGTAATTCCAAAGCATTTAGAATCAATATCTGCAAAGCTTTCAGAAATGGGAGCTAAGATTGAAGAGGGAGACGATAGCGTTAGAGTATATGTTGAGGGAGATTTAAGAGGGGTAAATGTAAAAACTGCTCCATATCCAGGTTTCCCAACAGATGTTCAGCAGCCAATGTCAACTCTTCTATGTATTGTTCCTGGAAGAAGTATAGTTTCAGAAAGCATATGGGAAAATAGATTTAAACATATGGATGAATTAAAGAAAATGGGAGCAAATATAAAAGTTGAAGGAAGAACTTCTATTATTGAAGGAGTAGAAAAGTTAACAGGAACTCAAGTGATAGCTACAGATTTAAGAGCAGGAGCAGCTATGGTTATAGCTGGACTAGTAGCAAAGGGTCAAACAGAAATATTAGAAATAGAACATATTGATAGAGGATATCCTAATATAGAAGATAAATTTACTGCATTAGGTGCTGATATATATAGAGTAGAAGAGTAG